One genomic segment of Hippoglossus hippoglossus isolate fHipHip1 chromosome 22, fHipHip1.pri, whole genome shotgun sequence includes these proteins:
- the LOC117756297 gene encoding G2/M phase-specific E3 ubiquitin-protein ligase-like, whose product MMVEFTEDVGLTEDAVDTGGPTREFLTLLMDSIKTRRIFDGKDNAKYLSFYSKAVEDDEYFHIGRMIAISCVNGGPGPRCLSPNFFLYLIGKVKAIEAPIEDIPDDEVKKALLEIKNTTSLRELRGLKEKHSSMLQTAGCYRFMRTLEDQKKVVDDYIQWYFIYRNHHSVQRHNIFGLFCGTNSLYIVLGK is encoded by the exons ATGATGGTGGAATTCACTGAAGATGTTGGGTTGACGGAAGACGCTGTGGACACCGGTGGGCCTACTCGAGAATTTCTTACCCTTTTGATGGACTCCATCAAGACAAGAAGAATATTTGACGGCAAAGACAATGCCAAATACCTCTCATTTTATAGTAAAG CTGTCGAAGATGATGAATACTTCCACATTGGAAGAATGATTGCAATCTCCTGTGTCAATGGCGGTCCAGGGCCCCGTTGTCTCTCCCCAAACTTCTTCCTGTACCTCATTGGTAAAGTAAAGGCAATTGAGGCTCCAATTGAGGACATACCTGATGATGAAGTGAAGAAGGCCCTCCTGGAG ATAAAGAATACTACATCACTGAGGGAACTCCGGGgactcaaagaaaaacactccaGCATGCTTCAGACAGCAGGCTGTTATCGCTTCATGAGGACACTGGAGGATCAGAAGAAAGTAGTAGATGATTATATTCAGTGGTATTTCATCTACCGAAACCATCATTCCGTCCAGAGGCATAACATATTCGGTCTATTCTGTGGAACAAATTCCTTGTACATTGTACttggcaaataa